The following proteins come from a genomic window of Stigmatella erecta:
- a CDS encoding LysR family transcriptional regulator, whose protein sequence is METLITLESFVRSAQVASFSGAARQLGLTPAAVSQNVARLEAKLGARLFQRSTRGLTLTESGERFLREASPGLESLQAAIANASSAAGQPSGVLKVSVSPGFGLDYLVPLLQDFLARYPAIVPDWHFENRPVDLIAEGFDAAIGGGFELPSGVAARELARAHVIGVASPAYLERHAPLKEPADLQHHEGLLLRSPLSGRIRSWLLRTRSGEQFSVEMKPRLIINDPDALCRCAAMGLGITFVVTANVLPYLQSGALVRVLPKWHADIGPIALYYAGHRQLPAKTRVFVNHVVEEFRRQNFAKLFSAL, encoded by the coding sequence ATGGAGACCCTCATCACCCTGGAGTCGTTCGTGCGCAGCGCGCAGGTGGCGAGCTTCTCGGGAGCCGCACGTCAGCTGGGCCTGACGCCCGCGGCCGTCAGTCAAAACGTGGCACGGCTCGAGGCCAAGCTGGGCGCGCGCCTGTTCCAGCGCAGCACGCGCGGGCTGACCTTGACCGAGTCGGGCGAGCGCTTTCTGCGCGAGGCCAGCCCTGGCCTGGAGTCGCTCCAGGCCGCCATCGCCAATGCATCATCGGCTGCGGGACAGCCCTCGGGGGTGTTGAAGGTCAGCGTGTCTCCCGGGTTCGGGCTCGACTATCTCGTGCCCCTGTTGCAGGACTTCCTCGCGCGCTATCCCGCCATCGTGCCGGATTGGCACTTCGAGAACCGGCCGGTGGATCTGATCGCGGAGGGCTTCGATGCGGCGATCGGAGGGGGCTTCGAGCTTCCTTCAGGGGTGGCCGCGCGTGAGCTGGCCAGGGCTCACGTGATTGGGGTCGCTTCGCCTGCGTACCTGGAGCGGCACGCACCGCTCAAGGAGCCCGCGGACCTCCAGCACCACGAGGGGCTCCTGTTGCGCTCACCCTTGAGCGGGCGCATCCGCTCATGGCTGTTGCGCACGCGTTCGGGCGAGCAGTTCTCGGTCGAGATGAAGCCGCGCCTGATCATCAATGATCCCGATGCGCTCTGCCGCTGCGCGGCGATGGGCCTGGGCATTACCTTCGTCGTGACGGCGAATGTCTTGCCGTACTTGCAGAGCGGAGCGCTGGTGCGGGTGTTGCCCAAGTGGCACGCTGACATTGGGCCGATCGCGCTCTATTACGCCGGGCACCGGCAGCTGCCCGCGAAGACCCGCGTGTTCGTGAACCATGTCGTCGAGGAGTTCCGGCGCCAGAACTTCGCCAAGCTGTTCTCCGCGCTCTGA
- a CDS encoding VOC family protein, whose product MLELRACIDVNDLDQGIAFYTQALGLTLGRRLGDGWAELLGAPSPIDLLAKPEGSSASPTASLPRTYRRHWTPVHLDFVVSDLDAAVQRARSVGAVIEKDIEVTKWGRIALLADPFGHGLCLLEFRGRGYDELLSP is encoded by the coding sequence ATGCTTGAACTGCGCGCGTGTATCGATGTCAACGATCTGGACCAGGGCATTGCCTTCTACACGCAGGCGCTGGGGCTCACCCTCGGGCGCCGGCTCGGAGACGGCTGGGCGGAGCTGCTCGGAGCGCCCTCGCCCATCGACTTGCTCGCCAAGCCCGAGGGGAGCTCCGCCAGCCCCACGGCGTCCCTGCCCCGCACCTACCGCCGTCACTGGACGCCGGTTCATCTGGACTTCGTGGTCAGCGATCTCGATGCGGCGGTGCAGCGGGCCCGGAGCGTGGGGGCCGTCATCGAAAAGGACATCGAGGTGACGAAGTGGGGGCGCATCGCCCTCTTGGCGGATCCCTTCGGTCACGGCCTGTGCCTGCTGGAGTTCCGGGGGAGGGGCTACGACGAGCTCCTGTCCCCCTGA